From one uncultured Paludibacter sp. genomic stretch:
- a CDS encoding conserved membrane hypothetical protein (Evidence 4 : Unknown function but conserved in other organisms), giving the protein MRSSLIILSFFATGLLLGLFRFLPANLPLDSISFYVLCALMFSVGFSIGNDRTTVQKFKSLSPRLLLLPVMTLIGTYAGALFINIFLKERTIAETLAVSSGFGYYSLSSILITQYKGVELGAVALLANIIREIFTLLFAPWMVKYFGKLAPISSGGATTMDTTFPIIIKNSGKEFSIVSIYHGFLMDFSVPFLVTLFCGIHS; this is encoded by the coding sequence ATGCGAAGCAGCTTAATTATACTTTCATTTTTTGCCACGGGACTTTTGCTTGGTTTATTTCGGTTTTTGCCTGCAAATTTGCCATTGGACAGTATCAGTTTTTATGTGCTTTGCGCGTTGATGTTCAGCGTGGGTTTCAGCATAGGGAACGATAGAACAACGGTACAAAAATTCAAATCGCTTTCACCCCGATTACTTTTACTGCCGGTAATGACCTTGATTGGGACGTATGCCGGCGCGTTATTTATCAATATTTTCCTGAAAGAAAGAACCATTGCCGAAACGCTTGCCGTGAGTTCCGGCTTTGGATATTATTCTTTATCGAGTATTTTAATAACGCAATACAAAGGAGTGGAACTTGGCGCTGTCGCGCTTTTGGCAAACATTATCCGTGAAATTTTTACGCTTCTATTTGCTCCCTGGATGGTAAAATATTTCGGAAAGCTCGCTCCTATTTCTTCCGGAGGCGCCACTACGATGGACACTACTTTTCCCATCATTATCAAAAATTCCGGCAAAGAATTCAGCATTGTTTCTATTTATCACGGCTTTTTGATGGACTTTTCCGTACCTTTTCTGGTAACGTTGTTTTGCGGTATTCATTCCTAA
- a CDS encoding conserved hypothetical protein (Evidence 4 : Unknown function but conserved in other organisms) has translation MCNNKIETYKFKNYHLELINVVNEHKLNAITELKASDFEGKEDKILSLTYDLDKDGKEDKIICSYWARWGRISNWIIKFGNGKSYEGVSSPKRIGIMQTKTNNVNDLVLECSEILKWNGKKYE, from the coding sequence ATGTGTAATAATAAGATTGAAACATATAAATTTAAGAATTACCATTTGGAATTAATTAATGTGGTTAACGAACACAAGTTGAATGCAATTACGGAATTAAAAGCTAGTGATTTTGAAGGGAAAGAAGATAAAATTTTATCCCTTACTTATGATTTAGACAAAGATGGAAAAGAAGATAAAATTATTTGTTCATATTGGGCTAGATGGGGGCGAATTAGTAATTGGATTATCAAGTTTGGAAATGGAAAGTCGTATGAAGGAGTATCATCTCCAAAAAGAATTGGAATAATGCAAACTAAAACGAATAACGTTAATGATTTAGTTTTAGAATGTAGTGAAATCCTAAAATGGAATGGTAAGAAATATGAATAA
- a CDS encoding conserved hypothetical protein (Evidence 4 : Unknown function but conserved in other organisms), whose amino-acid sequence MLINERDTRRERIIQVANAMITAARTAPKGKGFDIIEIKLVIDEDIETLSKAMLQYSEKTGLMFVKRDAENILHSGAIILIGTKQKIHHLNCGYCGFDTCEEKMKFPSVPCSLNSVDVGIALGSAVSVAADNRVDTRIMFSAGRVALEKGWMPECSNVYAIPLSCSSKNPFFDRQSTRPK is encoded by the coding sequence ATGTTAATAAACGAAAGAGACACACGGCGTGAACGTATAATTCAAGTTGCCAATGCAATGATAACTGCAGCACGTACCGCTCCCAAAGGAAAAGGTTTTGATATTATTGAGATAAAGTTAGTGATTGACGAAGATATTGAAACGCTTTCCAAAGCGATGCTTCAATACAGTGAAAAAACCGGATTGATGTTTGTTAAGCGCGATGCGGAAAATATCCTCCATTCCGGCGCCATTATTCTTATCGGAACAAAACAAAAAATCCACCATCTTAATTGCGGTTATTGCGGTTTTGATACGTGTGAAGAAAAAATGAAATTTCCTTCCGTTCCTTGTTCGCTAAACTCTGTTGATGTGGGAATTGCACTGGGTTCTGCGGTTTCGGTGGCAGCCGATAACCGTGTGGATACGCGTATTATGTTTTCTGCAGGACGTGTGGCGTTGGAAAAAGGTTGGATGCCGGAATGTTCTAACGTTTACGCCATTCCTTTGAGTTGCAGTTCAAAAAATCCTTTCTTCGACCGACAATCAACAAGACCAAAGTAA
- a CDS encoding conserved membrane hypothetical protein (Evidence 4 : Unknown function but conserved in other organisms): MNLTKRAGHLSLFVANFIFGLNNPLTRTLIPDTISPFTLTIFRMMGAAALFWTASLFVKKEKIPRKDIVKLFFAALFGIVLNQMVFLEGLSITSPIDASLVVTLLPIVTMVLAAFIIREPITWLKIMGVIVGACGAMLLIFNSSASGKTGNFRGDLIILISTFSFAFYLTMFKDLISRYSPIHTMKWMFLFATLVSYPFCHSSLMQTNFAAFDYMIYLKIFYVVFFATFIAYLLIPIGQKTLRPTTLSMYNYEQPIVASLATIMIGLDKLSYENVLSAVLVFAGVYIVTQSKSRAQVEAEKEVGKK; the protein is encoded by the coding sequence ATGAATCTTACAAAAAGAGCAGGTCACCTCTCGTTGTTTGTCGCCAATTTTATCTTCGGCTTAAACAATCCGCTCACACGCACCCTTATTCCGGATACAATAAGTCCTTTTACATTAACTATTTTTAGAATGATGGGGGCGGCTGCCCTTTTCTGGACGGCATCGCTGTTTGTAAAAAAGGAAAAAATACCGCGTAAAGATATCGTAAAACTTTTTTTTGCCGCTCTTTTCGGTATTGTATTAAATCAAATGGTGTTTTTAGAGGGACTTTCCATCACTTCACCCATCGACGCTTCGTTAGTTGTTACATTATTACCCATTGTAACTATGGTTTTGGCGGCATTCATTATTCGTGAACCCATTACGTGGTTAAAAATAATGGGTGTCATTGTAGGCGCTTGCGGAGCAATGTTACTCATTTTCAACAGTTCGGCAAGCGGAAAAACAGGAAATTTCAGAGGAGACTTAATTATTTTGATTTCCACTTTTAGTTTCGCTTTTTATCTTACCATGTTCAAGGATTTAATTTCCAGATATTCTCCTATTCACACAATGAAATGGATGTTTTTATTCGCTACTTTGGTTTCTTATCCTTTTTGTCATTCTTCGCTAATGCAAACCAATTTCGCCGCTTTCGATTATATGATTTATCTCAAAATTTTTTATGTGGTATTTTTTGCTACGTTTATCGCTTATTTACTTATTCCTATCGGACAAAAAACACTGCGTCCCACCACGCTGAGTATGTATAATTACGAGCAACCGATTGTGGCGTCGTTAGCAACCATTATGATTGGCTTGGACAAGTTGAGCTATGAAAATGTGCTTTCGGCAGTGCTTGTTTTCGCGGGTGTGTATATTGTAACACAAAGTAAATCGCGCGCGCAAGTGGAAGCCGAAAAAGAAGTCGGTAAGAAGTAG
- the guaD gene encoding Guanine deaminase, which produces MSDKKYMLAACEEAQEGMRNNDGGPFGAVIVMDGKIIGRGHNMVTSTNDPTAHAEVMAIRDACKNVQNFHLSAATLYTSCEPCPMCMAAIYWANIKKVYFASNRNDAERIGFNDKFIYDELQLPIENRSIEMKHLHAPLADEVFDEWTSKFDKTEY; this is translated from the coding sequence ATGAGCGATAAGAAATACATGCTTGCTGCTTGCGAAGAGGCGCAAGAAGGTATGAGAAACAATGATGGCGGTCCATTTGGCGCCGTAATAGTGATGGATGGTAAAATTATCGGAAGAGGTCATAATATGGTTACATCTACCAATGATCCTACGGCGCACGCTGAAGTAATGGCAATAAGAGACGCTTGCAAAAACGTACAAAATTTCCATTTGAGCGCCGCTACATTATATACAAGCTGTGAACCCTGCCCTATGTGTATGGCTGCAATTTATTGGGCAAATATTAAAAAGGTATATTTTGCATCCAACAGAAACGATGCGGAAAGAATAGGATTTAACGATAAATTTATTTACGATGAACTGCAACTTCCGATAGAGAATAGGAGCATTGAAATGAAACATCTTCATGCACCCTTAGCCGACGAGGTTTTTGATGAATGGACGAGTAAATTTGATAAGACAGAATATTAA
- a CDS encoding putative Sterol 24-C-methyltransferase (Evidence 3 : Putative function from multiple computational evidences; Product type e : enzyme) has product MHENYRYEIETYYDESLRDYEIVWQLKNSMALHYGYWDENTRTHRQALWNMNFQVARHAQITKNDYVLDAGCGVGGTSFFLANNIGCSIQAISLSKAHIQRALQYQKENDSNNLIKFSCQDFCHTSFPDNTFDVIFGIESIVHAFNKSDFLKEAFRILKPGGRLLISDYFLRHPENETEKKILNKWAKAWAIDDFIYETDFLNDARNAGFESSFTKDIAKNVYPSVKLMHRSSYPGVFISRISNFFGRRTQKQLANSKSGKFQYLSYNQGVWKYKHFIAFKSPVSSYYSFDDFIKIQKPCNIFIDNESFKERFPILRKXGFSTRNVFKRIMHFYLEKGIRNNQKTF; this is encoded by the coding sequence ATGCATGAAAACTATCGTTATGAGATTGAAACTTATTACGACGAATCTTTAAGGGATTATGAAATAGTTTGGCAGCTAAAAAATTCAATGGCGCTCCATTACGGTTATTGGGACGAAAATACCCGCACACACCGCCAAGCCCTTTGGAATATGAATTTTCAGGTTGCCAGGCATGCGCAAATTACAAAAAACGATTATGTTCTCGATGCCGGCTGCGGCGTTGGCGGAACTTCCTTTTTTCTTGCCAACAATATCGGTTGTTCCATTCAAGCCATATCACTCTCAAAAGCCCACATCCAACGCGCTTTGCAATATCAAAAAGAAAACGACTCTAATAATTTAATAAAATTCTCGTGTCAGGATTTCTGCCACACTTCTTTTCCCGACAATACTTTCGATGTTATTTTCGGGATTGAAAGCATTGTGCACGCGTTTAATAAAAGCGATTTTTTAAAAGAAGCTTTCAGGATTTTAAAACCGGGAGGCAGACTGTTAATTTCAGACTATTTTCTTAGGCATCCGGAAAATGAAACCGAAAAGAAAATATTAAATAAATGGGCTAAAGCCTGGGCTATCGACGATTTTATTTATGAAACCGATTTTTTGAACGACGCTCGCAATGCGGGTTTTGAATCTTCTTTCACAAAAGACATTGCCAAAAACGTTTATCCATCCGTAAAACTGATGCACAGGTCATCTTATCCGGGCGTTTTTATCAGCCGGATATCAAATTTTTTCGGCAGAAGAACCCAAAAGCAATTAGCCAACAGTAAATCCGGAAAATTTCAATACCTTTCATACAACCAAGGCGTGTGGAAATACAAGCATTTTATCGCATTTAAATCTCCCGTATCCTCTTACTACTCGTTTGATGATTTCATTAAAATTCAAAAACCTTGCAATATTTTTATTGATAATGAAAGTTTTAAAGAACGTTTCCCTATTTTAAGGAAGAGNGGATTTTCCACCCGNAATGTATTCAAAAGAATAATGCATTTTTATCTCGAAAAAGGAATTAGAAATAATCAAAAAACATTTTGA
- a CDS encoding (P)ppGpp synthetase I, SpoT/RelA — protein sequence MSQEYLTEPVIEDEIVQKEFDALLQDYLNTNHRKKTELITKAFHFAYVAHKGMKRRSGEPYIIHPLAVARIVVKEIGLGSTSICSALLHDVVEDTDYTVEDISNMFGKKIAQIVEGLTKISGGVFGEKASEQAENFRKLLLTMSEDIRVILIKIADRLHNMRTLGSMPPAKQYKIAGETQYIYAPLAHRLGLFKIKTELENLSFKYDHPETYLEIEQKLAAERDSLDRFYNQFSKPIQEKLESMGYEFEIIKRIKSVYSIWNKMSTRNIPFEEVYDILAVRIIFKPKAGMNEKDQCWMLYSAITAIYKPHPERIRDWVSTPKANGYEALHVTVMAPGGRWVEIQIRSXRMNEIAEKGLAAHWKYKTGESDESELDKWLKTLKELLKNPEPNAIXFMDTXKLNLFASEIFVFTPKGDIKTIAKGATALDFAFMLHSXIGYTSIAAKVNHKLVPLSEVLNSGDQVEILTSKKQTPQPEWINFITTAXAXAKLRDYXKKEEKKFXAXGQQIIEXTLAXXXLTPENEYIVXIXNYXXXTTRNELYLQAGKGLINPEDIKKEXFKPQSXXXLSRILRNPXGGNVSSDKKTSDTAADKETLPAIDFKKTYILNELNIGKSYELAPCCRPIPGDDILGYVTDENIIQVHKRQCNVASAIKSNXGNRIXNVXWKAXSSLDFVETXEVKGIDRVGIVMXILKIITAEYGVNMRKIXVETDKGLFSGTFEVIVXXTKXINNLINXXMKISEXNTVQRLQKQN from the coding sequence ATGTCCCAAGAGTATTTGACAGAACCAGTTATTGAAGATGAAATAGTGCAGAAAGAGTTTGACGCATTATTGCAAGACTACCTGAACACCAATCACCGCAAAAAAACCGAACTCATTACCAAAGCATTCCATTTTGCCTATGTAGCGCACAAGGGAATGAAAAGACGTTCAGGCGAACCGTACATTATACATCCGTTGGCAGTAGCTCGTATTGTAGTAAAAGAAATCGGTTTGGGCTCCACTTCTATATGTTCAGCCCTGCTACACGACGTAGTGGAAGATACCGATTATACGGTGGAAGATATTTCCAATATGTTCGGAAAAAAAATAGCGCAAATCGTAGAAGGACTTACCAAAATTTCCGGAGGAGTTTTTGGAGAAAAAGCATCGGAACAGGCNGAAAACTTCCGAAAACTGCTTCTTACCATGTCTGAAGATATCCGTGTTATTTTAATAAAAATAGCCGACCGCCTCCATAATATGCGAACATTGGGATCGATGCCCCCCGCAAAACAATATAAAATTGCCGGCGAAACCCAATACATTTACGCACCTTTAGCGCACCGATTAGGACTCTTCAAAATTAAAACCGAACTCGAAAATTTGAGTTTTAAATACGATCATCCCGAAACCTACCTTGAAATAGAACAAAAACTTGCCGCTGAAAGAGATTCTTTAGACCGTTTTTACAATCAATTCTCAAAACCCATCCAAGAGAAATTGGAAAGTATGGGATATGAATTTGAAATTATTAAAAGAATAAAATCGGTTTATTCGATATGGAATAAAATGTCCACACGAAATATTCCTTTTGAAGAAGTGTATGATATTTTGGCGGTGCGTATTATTTTCAAACCCAAAGCGGGAATGAACGAAAAAGACCAGTGTTGGATGCTTTATTCCGCTATTACAGCTATCTACAAACCACATCCTGAGCGCATCAGAGACTGGGTGAGTACTCCAAAAGCAAACGGTTACGAAGCGCTNCACGTNACGGTAATGGCTCCCGGAGGACGTTGGGTGGAAATTCAAATCCGCAGCGANCGGATGAATGAAATTGCCGAAAAAGGATTAGCCGCACATTGGAAATATAAAACAGGGGAAAGCGATGAATCGGAATTAGATAAATGGCTGAAAACCCTAAAAGAACTGTTAAAAAATCCGGAACCGAATGCCATTGANTTTATGGACACATTNAAATTGAATTTGTTTGCGTCCGAAATTTTTGTTTTCACNCCCAAAGGAGATATTAAAACCATTGCCAAAGGAGCTACCGCATTGGATTTTGCNTTTATGCTNCACTCAAANATAGGATATACAAGCATTGCAGCCAAAGTGAATCATAAACTTGTACCTTTAAGCGAAGTGCTTAATAGTGGAGACCAGGTAGAAATTCTAACATCGAAAAAACAAACGCCACAGCCGGAATGGATTAATTTTATAACCACAGCNCANGCCAGNGCNAAATTACGTGATTATNCNAAAAAAGAAGAGAAAAAATTTATNGCNTNCGGACAGCAAATAATAGAAAANACNCTTGCTGANATNNANCTNACNCCTGAAAATGAATATATTGTAAANATANTGAATTATTANAANTTNACNACNCGAAACGAGCTTTATCTTCAGGCNGGAAAAGGNTTGATAAATCCCGAAGATATCAAAAAGGAAATNTTCAAACCTCAGTCAAGNAGNNTNCTTTCACGNATACTNCGNAATCCTTTNGGAGGAAATGTTTCTTCAGATAAAAAAACAAGCGATACTGCCGCCGACAAAGAAACCCTGCCTGCAATAGATTTCAAAAAAACATATATTCTCAATGAATTAAACATTGGAAAATCGTATGAACTTGCTCCNTGCTGCCGTCCTATTCCGGGNGATGATATTTTGGGATATGTTACCGATGAAAATATCATTCAAGTACACAAACGNCAATGTAATGTAGCCAGCGCCATTAAAAGCAATTTNGGNAACAGAATANTAAACGTNGANTGGAAAGCGNACAGCTCATTGGATTTTGTGGAAACNNTGGAAGTAAAAGGCATTGACCGTGTNGGAATTGTNATGGANATTTTAAAAATAATTACTGCCGAATACGGTGTAAATATGCGTAAAATTTNNGTGGAAACAGATAAAGGTTTATTCTCNGGTACGTTTGAAGTAATTGTTCANNAAACCAAAGANATAAACAATCTGATAAACAANATNATGAAAATATCGGAAATNAACACCGTACAACGTTTGCAAAAGCAAAACTAA
- a CDS encoding putative transmembrane transport protein (Evidence 3 : Putative function from multiple computational evidences) encodes MNDKLWTKSFISICAANFLLFFTFYLLLPILPLYLIEEFHTSKSVAGLVLATYTVAALMIRPLAAFVLDMVVRKPAYVVAFFVFIACFGGYLFAGMLALFVLVRVVQGAAFGFVTTAGNSLVIDIMPPARRGEGMSWFGVANNLAMAFGPMISLPLHTQYGYDFLFYLCLITGFLGVLLALNIKSDKVVERTNKLPVAFDRFYLPNGLTAGICFMLTGIPYAMVSSYIPLYGINLGLENTMGWYFSLMAVGLVASRLFSGKMVDKGHILRVIGYGTGITLLCFFVLSSLKNINESNHFLAMMLFYGTAIIMGFGYGLTFPAYNFVFINLAPHNKRASASSTYMTSWDVGIGLGLIIGGRIADSKSGMPLVYLFGAMMILLSLILFLKLNVPHYNKNKLR; translated from the coding sequence ATGAACGACAAACTTTGGACAAAAAGTTTTATAAGTATATGTGCAGCAAATTTCCTGCTGTTTTTTACATTTTATTTGTTACTGCCGATTCTTCCGTTGTATTTGATTGAAGAATTTCATACGTCAAAATCGGTGGCGGGATTGGTTTTAGCCACTTATACGGTTGCGGCGTTGATGATACGTCCGTTGGCTGCGTTTGTGCTGGATATGGTTGTAAGAAAACCGGCGTACGTTGTGGCTTTTTTTGTATTTATCGCTTGTTTTGGCGGATATTTGTTTGCGGGAATGCTGGCTCTTTTTGTATTGGTAAGAGTTGTGCAGGGCGCCGCTTTCGGTTTCGTTACCACTGCCGGAAACAGTTTGGTAATTGATATTATGCCGCCTGCGCGACGCGGAGAAGGGATGAGTTGGTTTGGAGTGGCAAATAATTTGGCAATGGCGTTCGGACCGATGATAAGTTTACCGTTGCATACTCAATACGGTTACGATTTTTTGTTTTATCTCTGTCTGATAACAGGTTTTTTGGGCGTTCTGTTGGCTTTGAATATTAAAAGTGATAAGGTTGTGGAACGCACCAATAAACTTCCGGTGGCTTTTGACCGTTTTTACCTTCCCAACGGACTTACCGCAGGCATTTGCTTTATGCTTACCGGCATTCCCTATGCTATGGTTTCTTCTTATATACCGCTTTATGGTATTAATTTGGGGTTGGAAAACACGATGGGTTGGTATTTTTCGCTTATGGCGGTAGGATTGGTTGCTTCGCGTCTATTCTCGGGCAAGATGGTAGATAAAGGGCATATTTTGAGAGTAATCGGTTACGGCACGGGAATTACTTTGCTCTGTTTTTTCGTGCTCAGCTCGCTTAAAAACATCAATGAATCGAATCATTTTTTAGCCATGATGCTTTTTTACGGCACGGCAATCATTATGGGTTTTGGTTACGGACTCACTTTCCCCGCGTATAATTTTGTTTTCATCAATTTGGCGCCGCACAATAAACGCGCCAGCGCCAGTTCTACCTATATGACAAGCTGGGATGTAGGGATAGGACTGGGCTTAATTATTGGCGGACGCATTGCCGACAGTAAAAGCGGAATGCCGCTTGTATATCTTTTTGGAGCTATGATGATTCTGCTGTCGCTTATTTTATTCCTCAAACTCAATGTGCCGCATTATAATAAAAATAAGTTGAGATAA